The DNA segment CTTCCCGTTGCTCCACACAAGGTTCTTGGCTTTGACCACCACCACCGTGAGCCGCTCGGCCGTGGGCAGGTAACTCAGGGAGAGCAGGATCTCCCCGACCGTGTCCACCGCCTGAGGGACACAACAGTCAGGACACAGCATCCAGGGCACAGCCacaacaccccaaaacccagctcctggctcaccTTGTTGGTGTCCTGCAGGTAGAGCCAGGCGTTGAAGGGGCGTGTGGCCAGGTCCAGGTCGGAGAGCTTGAGCTCGGCCACGCCGGTGCTGACGCTGCGCTCGTCCTCGTCGATGCCGAAGACGGAGAAGCGCAGGCTGTTCTCCTCCAGCGCCGCCGGATCCAGCGGCACCGAGAAGCGCTCGTCGAAGGCCACGGAGTAGGAGCTCCTCTGGATCTGCCGTGGGAAGGGGGGATAGCCCTGGCACCCCGGGGGCTTGGGGCtgcatccctgcccagccccgttTTGTGGGGACTGCAGGGAGTGCATCCCCAGGGCACACCCCATCCCGTCGGGATGATTTATTCCCGACCTGACCGCAGCAACTGCTCGGCCATTGGGGTGAAAATCAGGGCTGTGACCTGCCCCACCCCTTGTTAATTCTGTTAATTAGAAAACAGCGATCTCAGATACATCCCAAGCCTTTGGGAGTGTGGATGCACATCCAGCTTGGCCATATCAGGCAGGAGGATTTATGGCTTCAAGGTGTAACCCTCAGCTCTTCTCCAAGCAGAGCCAAATCCTCAATGTGCCCAGTGGGAATGGAGCTGTTTGGCTGatgctgtccctgtgtcaggtcattccctgggagcagaggcagcagcagcagctcccatggCTCATCCTGCTGGTGCTGATCTCAAAGAACTGGCTGAGGGGAAACGCTCTGAAGTCATTAATTTAGgggttgttttttcccctactCCAGCCCTGTTTCAGCATTCAATATGTCACAGGCAAACCAGGATTTTGACCCATGGGATGAAAAGCTGCAGCCTTGGATAGCATGGAGCAAAGTGGAACCACCAgctccccaaagccccccaaatctGGGTGGAGTAGGGACCTCTCTGAGGGGCTCTGTCACCCCAAAAGCCCCACAGGAGAGGGTTCATCTCCTTGAAGGACTCTCTCCTGTCTCAGTCTGCTCCTAACCTTACTCTATCCCTGGATTAAAGGACACAAAGGCAGCGCCTGCCATTCCTGCCTCCTTAATCCAGGCTCTCCCACTGGATACCAACCTCCAGAGCTCCCAGAGGATTGAAGTTCCTCTGTGTGAAGAGCAGATTTTAAAGCCCTACAGACTTTACAGACTGTCTGTCTGCAGCCCACGCTGTATTTTGGGAGCTCTGGATCAAGTACAACCAAACAGGAGCTGCTATTTAAAAACCCTCCAGAAgcactggggggaaaaaaaggtgcCTGGGCCTTTATCTGTGGCCTTGAGGCAGCAAAGGAGGTAAATTGTACTGGTGAATTATAAATAATGACACTAAATAATAAATATCTCCAGAGCATAAATAAAGAGTCAGAGATTTGGATGGAAAAATTGTCTAAAAGGGCACTGCGGAAATATtttggaggcagcagctggtttGTGTGGACGGAACAGCACCTCCACTCCAGTGGAGAAGTGCCTTAATGGGGTGCAAATTCCTACTCCTTGCTGGAATATCCTGATTAAATCAAACTGACTCTGCAatagaggagctgctggaagaaaaCTGAGGCTCCTGCTTTCCAAAAGCAGCTTTTGAAGCACTTAAAAAGGGAGGTTTTGCACCAGATCCAACCCCAGTTGTGGCTATCATAGCTACCACATGGATTTTCTACTGTTGCGTCCTTTGTGGGGAGGGAAAAGTGTTGGGGCTGCCGTGGGAAGGAGAGGGACTGCGGGGCCATGGCAGGacaccagcagcacctgcccaaACTGTCAGTGccacccaaatcccaccccaggcCACTTCCTCCACGTGCCACAGTGTCCTTTCCACAGCAGGGACAGTCAAGCAGGAAAACATGCCACCAGCTACGCTCGGAGATGACAAAGTCAGCCCAAATCCCAGCCAAGGGGGAGACattcctgcctctgccaggttTCTGATGTGCAAACCCACCTGGGACATCCCTCAAAATCCTTTGCCAATCCAGagccctctgctcccaaatcccatcacTGCTGCGGGGAGCTGAgacacaccccaaaatcccatgtcaaccacatccagcctggaattccatgcacccaaaccccacaacTGCCTTGGGGCGCTgatctcccccaaatcctgtGCCAGCCATTTCTGATCCTGGCATCCTTGgacctccctgctcccaaaCCCCGCAACTTCCTCGGGGAATGTGGCCAGGGGATGCTGCCACCCAGAATGTGGGGGGACCCACGCGTGCACCGGGCTCCGTAGGGGGGTCTGGCTGGGAAGGGGGGGCTCACCCGGGAGATGCCGACGATCTGCTCGGCCGGGAGGAGGCTGATCCGCATGAAGCAGGACTCGAAGCGCGCgtcctccttctccagcaggTCCTTGCCCTGCAGCAGCGTCACATGCAGGGCGGCCGCCCTCCCGTCGTACTCCATGGACACCTCCACCTGCCCCACCGTGAAATCCTGCCCGAAGTTGTTCCCGATGGACGAGATGGAGTTCAGGGAGTCGGCCGAGATGGATTTCCGCAGGGGGCCGTAGTGGGCCAGGCCCAGCTCTCTGCCCATCAGCTCCAGGCTGCCCAGCTCCTGGATGCTCTCCAAGGTGTCCTCTGCCCTCAGGCTGCTCTTGCGGGACGAAGAGCTCCGACCTGGCGCCCGCTGCGAGCCCGGGGCCAGCCCTCGCTGCCAGGGAAAGGAAAGCAGGCGCTGCCATCCATCCCAATGCCATCCCTCCGTGCCGAGACGGACAGCTGGGCTTCTCCGGCGCCTCCTTGGATGCATCCCGGCCCCTGCCTGGCCTCAAGCTGCCGCGGCAGCGAGCCCGGAGCTTCccgcagctcccagctccagcgATCCCCCGAAaaactccagcagcaccaggctgctgcctgtggcagctccaggagatATTCCCACCCCTCCAGCATCCCGCGTGCTGCGAAGGGAAGGAGACAGACGCAGCTCTCCCTTACCTTGTTCCTGATGTCCGGGCACGCCGCTCCGTACTTCTGCTCCAGGTACCTGTAGTCATAGttggggaagggggaaggggccGGGTAGCTCCCGGAGCGCCAGAGCTTCCACAGGTTGATGGCTGCGATCCCCAGCAGCGCCAAGGCGCCGGCGGCGTAGAGCCCGATCTCCCACCGCGGCGGGCTGGAGGCCACTGCGGGGGACAGGGGGCTCCGTGAGCCGGTCACAATCCCGGGAACGAGCCTTCGGCCTCGGCCGCTTCCACGCCGGGAACTCGGCTCCGAGCTCCGAGGATGGGATGGACCGAGGAGCGGATAAACCGCAGCTCCCACCCGGGTGGCTGCAAACGGGCCAGGCATAGGCTCTGCCAGCCCAAACATGCCAGCCCTGGCTCGGCTGTCCCGGGAGACGAAGTTCTCCTGTGTCCCGGCCCCGCTTCCCAGCGAGCGGCTGTGTCACTCCCGAGGTGCCGGGGGTCCCTTTGCTCTGTCCCACTGACAGATGTGCCCGGCGCGCATCTGCATCGCCCTcggcccagctgctgcctggggatgCCAGGAAAAGCCGGGAGAAGGGGAAAACCAAGCGGAAAGCTGCTGGAAACAGGCAGAGCCCCGCGGGTGCCGCTGGAGCGAGCGGGGAGGGAGCGCCGGGCTCGGCTGCGAGCGGTTCGTGCTGCATTGCACCAGCCTCCATCACTCCCGCGCCGAACCGGCACCAAGCGCCCCGTGCGGCACGGGAAAGGGGCAACGAGAGGATTTCTCATCCCGGAGCGCATCCCGAGTCCTCCGGCATCACCACGCCGCAGCGCTCCCTCCTTCGGAGCCGGAAAAAgcccaaagccaggctgaaCTCCCACATCGCATCCCGGCGCAGGGACaacctgctgctccccacagccctcctCCAGCGGGAGCGGCAGAAGGAACGGAGTGTTCGCATCCAAAGCGAATTGGATCCCGGCAGCAGCCCACAGGGATCTCCGAGATTAAACACTGGGATGGGACCCGGGTCCTGCTTCATCTaccccaacccaaaccctcAAGGGCTCTGCTCTATCCCTGCATCCTGGCTAAGGACGCTGTGGGAAGCAGTTGGAGGTTTCCCGTGCCAGAGCTCCCAGGCTCCTGCTATGGTGGAAGGGCAAAAtttggaatgaaaataaaaatagcagaaTAATCTTTTTACTGGCTCCTACCTCTGAGGAACTCCAAGTGCAAATCCCAGCTGAACTGACTGGAACCTGTTTCCCTCTCATCTCTGACTGTTTCCGAGAGCTGAGCCCTCATGTTGGAAAACTTGGAGGTCTTAAGGGTTTTACCATTGCTTTAGGAAACAAAACCCAGTGGGCACATGGAGCAGAGGGTTCTCCCCATGGAAAGCAGCGAGGGCCAGCCAacccttccccaaaaaaacctcagtgtgagcaccagcagctctgccccaaaCCCTTCCCGGGCTCCCTGGGGAGGACTCACCGCTGAAGCGGGATCTGCTTACATGCCCAGTGTCCATGGCAAACGCTCCCTGCGAGGGGACAGCCTGGAATGAGCGAGACACAGCGTCAGGATGAAGGGGAAGAACTCAAAAATCGAAAGCCTTGTGATTTTCCAGCAGGGATGCTCCATCACTTCTCTCCCTCCATCGCTGCCGGCCTTGGCTCCTCTTGCAGGCACTGAGCAAACGCGCTGAAGCCTCTCAGCCACCGGCGGGAGCTGAAGGAGGGACGGGAACCCTCGGGAAGGGGCAGAGCCGCTCGATTTACACGGGAGCCTTTAAAGAGGCGACATTCCCAACCTCTCTGTGTGTGGAATCTCCCTCCAGGAGCCCTCAAAGccctttgctgcttttcagatgaaatcttcctctgcctcctgcagTTTCCCAGCCTCTCCCAAGGCTTTGCCCTGGGCCCAGCCGAGGGGGGCAGCTCTATTCCCTCATCTTGGGGTCACTGCAGAGTTTAGAGGATTTTGTTCCCCAGGAATAAGCTCCTGGGTAAGCTGTGGGAAAGCTCTGTTGcctttcccccaaaaagggttTTTCCCAGTCAAATCAAAAGGAAGCTGCTCTCCCATGCAGATCCCAGCACAGGCACCATGGATGCAGAGGGGGATTTATCCAAGCCAGCTACTCCTGCTGTGAAAAGGAGGGTTTAGGatccccaaaaacacccaacaaGCAAATCCAATGGGAACTGACCAGGACCCTCTGTTCCCTGATATCCGTGCTGGGGAATCACAGACCGTGGAGAGCTGGTGGGATCCCACAGAACCCCAACCTCAGCACAGCACCTAAACCCCACATACCTCCCTCAAAGCCCCTCAGCCCTTCTCCAGAATTCCCAAAGCCCACCCACGGAGCTGGATAGGCCTCTGACAGAGGGTTCTGCAATATTTGGGCCCCACCTTCCAGCTCCCCGTGTGCCCACAGCCTCAGGCAATGGGGCTTATCAGCTCCCCCAAAACCATCCAAGCTTgcattttaacaggaaaaagtgggaatttCATGGCATGGAATAtcagctgtgctggcctggCCCCCtctgcaggggcacagggcccatCCCTGGGGTAACAGGAGAAAGGGGAGCCCTGAATGTAATCCAAAGTGACAGCgatgctgggatggggctgggagatGCCCAGTTCCTCCCCACCTCCTCCCTCTGGCACAAATCTCCCTGTGCAATGGATAACACAGTCCTACCCTGGCTGGGAACGTGCTGAGCTCATCTTAtgggctgagctcagctcaAGGCCCACTTCGCTGTTTAGTGCTGAGAATCAACATCTTAACAGAGCAATGAGATGGAGATTTACCCTAAACTGCCTCTTTTTATGCCCTGAAAAGCCCCCATGCCCAAGCAAGGCACTCTGTTCCTCTCCCTGCTTCCCAATTAGTTTTAATATGAGAATAGCAAAGTTTTCAGGACTGACTTTCCCTGCAGGAGGACAAACATCCCCTTTAAACCCCCTCCAACTCGTCCCAATTTCCTCTGGAAATCTGAAAgaatttctaatttttctttcctttcataGCTTctctccccaaaacctccctttCTAATGAGCTCTAAGCAGCAAGTTAAGCAGATTTCCAAGGAATCACCTGGAAAGAGactgcagtgctcagcactGGGATGAAACCCAGAGGTATTTTCCTATTAGGAAAACAGCATCAATCTCTCATGAGCAAGGAAACGGGGGTGGAGGTGCTCGGGGAAGGAtttatggcttttttttgttaactGAGCTCTTTCCTGGAATGTTTCACCGAGCTGCTCTGACATCCCCCTGACCTGCTGCTCAAATCGCTGGGAAATCAAGCCCAAGGCATTAGGAAGGGAAGAGGCACCGCGTTCcgctgctggcagcagagggatTGATGTATTTTTCACCCACAGACCTCAAGATcaggctgcagagccctggtTTGGGGTGCAGAGCCCCAGAAAGGGGTACAGAGTCCCAGCTTTTGGGTGCAGAGCCCTCTCCATCCATCCCAACACCCCAATGCCAGGGCAGCTTCATTTTccttgggagctgctgcagagctcaggtCCCTTTTCCTGCTTGAAGGGACAACAAAACAGCTCAACAAGGGACAGAAACCATCAAAGCCACCCATCCCCCCTGGAAAAGGGGGTCCCCCAGCATTCACAGGGTTGTCACCTCGCTGCTGCCAAGGCCACAGGCACAAAAGTCTCAACTGCTGTTCCCAAAGCACCTGGACCAGCCTGgcattcccccccccccccccccccccatgagCACGCTGcagtccccaaatgtcccagtccaggttccagcgATCTCCCTGCTCATCCtccctccctgtcctgccccaggCCGGTGTGCCGAGCCCGGGCTAAACTCGGCTCACCGGTGGTGCCAGCCCCTTCcatccctctccagccctgccagcctccaTCCGCAGGGCACAGAAGGGGATGGAGTTTGCTCCTGGCACCAATAAAGACACATCCCAAACTTGCCAAAACAGAAGGATTTGGGCTCTGCTCTCACCCATcgccctccccagccccccgcAGGGGACACATCCCACCCAAACCGGCGTCCCCCGCGCTTTACCTGGACAGGTACAAATCCTCAGGGATCTGCGGGGACCCCCGGGCGGCCCCGGCATCCGCCGAGCTGTGTCCGCTCCTATGGGGCAGGGGGGACCCTGCGACCCCCGGGGCCCGCCCGGCCGGCGGTGGGGACCGGGCAGagccccccgcgccgcccggggGTCCCCGAGCTCAGTCCGGGGATCCACGGGTCTGCCCAACCCCGGGATGCTCCCCGGCCCCCGCCGCTGcccgggggtccctgtgggtccAGAACCCGGCCCCGGGATGGATCCGGGATGTCCCCTCGCAGCCGGGATGCTTCCCGgcggtgcgggaccgggagcggcTCCGCTCCCTcggccagcccagcccggggcgGAGCCGCCGCTCCTCCGTGCCATGAGCTGGGCGGTCTCCGCGCTCGCCAGACCCTCCCCGGGGCTTGGCTCAGCCCGGCCCGAACCCCCCGGCACAGCCTGGGGACCCCGGGCGTCTCTCACTCTAGTTTGCCTGCCAGGCTTCCAGATTTCCTGAGGAAGttgccataaaaaaaaaaaaatcccaagaaaattCACCTCAAAGCCCTGCAAaagcaccccaaatcccagccaggAGTGAGGAGGGACAATGCCAGATCCCTCATCCCACACCACAGACCCTCTGCAGCGTGCTCGGCCATACCAGgcttccccaaatcccacttcCCAGGGACTCCCTGGTCCATCCCACTGCATctctgcacctccagctgctcctccctaTGGACCCTGACGAGTGTTTCTCCCATGGGTTCCTATGTCCCCTCCCCTTGGTCCTCAAAGGGTGCAGAGCTCCTTGGGGTCTCTGGATCACCACCCCAAAGCTGAATCCTTGGGTTCTCCCTTGTCCCAAACAGCTTCCAGCTGTGTCCCTCgtggccatggggacacctggggctGTCCAGCAAGGTCATGGCTTTGGATCTTCCCAAGGAAAACCATCAGATCCTCTCTCTCTGCAGCAGAAAGTGAAACCTTTTGGGATCTGGCTCCACATGACCCTCCGACAGTTTGGCTCCATGAGACCACAACCATTGGAAAGACTGTGCCTTCAAACCCTCCTGTGGGatcttccctttccctgccctcaTATCCACGGCTTCAGCCACTTCACCTTGATGTCAGGCGACTTCCAGGGCAGCAAGGAGCAATTTCAGACAGCAGAAGAAACactttccttggagaaaattGAATAATTGCAgctttgtggggaaaaaacaccCACCCAACCTGAAAAAAGGTGGGGTCAGAGGCCACGGAGCATCGTGACATTCCAGAGACATTCCTGTAATTCCCAGGAACACCCACATCCAGCCACAGGGCCAGCTCAATGCTGGCTGCAGGCTCCCTGCTCTGGAAGGACACAGGGAGGGCAGCACTGGGAGATGCTCCCATGATCTTCCTGGTAGAAGTTTTTTTAGGGAGAAAACAGCAAGTTCTGACTGTACCAAAAACACTGCCTAGGTGGGagagctgcctcctcctgcagccaagGCTCCTTCCCATGAGGCTTCCCGGCTCTtcctctgggcacagctggaaaagagcaggCCACggtccttccccacttcccaaagctcctctgcatccccacggatGTGGCAGGATGTTCTTCTACAGCCCAGGACAGCCTGAGACCCAGCACCCTCCTGCATGGCACCTCAGGGCTCACCACTCCAGAATCTGGGCAAAAGTGACCCCCAGATCTGTTCCAGATGGGATTGGATCAGGCTGACGTTTGGAAATTTCCAAGCTGGGCACCTGGATTCATCCAGCCTCACACAGACACCAAGTCACCCATTAAAAACCCCTCCTTTTTAAAGCCAACACTTACCTTTGGCCAGGCTCTCCATGAAATCAGTGTGACCACAGGTGGGAGacctgctccaggtgagctGGACACTCCTatgtggcagcaggagctggccaCCTCTGCCCTCCCACGGGGAGGGTCCCATTTCAGGCCACACCAAACATTATTCCCATCAGGACTCTTGGCTTCCTTCCACCTCCTCACTATGAGGCTGCTTTGAGCACTGCTCTGACACAATCACAAAAGGATTCCTAAATCCAGGCGAGTTTGCAATGACCAGAGCACGccttttcccctcaaaatctGGATACATTCCTTACCTCAAGGCCCAGCATCCATCCACTCATCCTTGTGtgtggaggggacacagcccaAGCCCCCTCAGCCCCCTGGCTCTGTGTGTGAGGTGACGAGAGGACCCACAGGCACACGCTGTCCTGAAGGACAAACTACCACACAGAACTACACAGACAGGATCCAGACTGTCCATGGGATCCCTTGGATGCAGACAGATGAGTCAGTGGTTCACGTATGAGGTCAAAGCTCCTGGATCTTTCTCGACATTCCTCACCAGGTGTTGCCAGCACAGGTAAGTGGCCCTTTGGTGAGAGAAGGGTGCAGTGACAAGCCCCTCGATGTCACCTGGCCACCTCCCTAGCTGGGGATTCCTGACTTCCCAGCTGCTCACTGCCCACTTTTCACAGGTGGGAAGCATTTGAGACACTAAGGCTGGGAGAAATGCAGATGCTGGCTGTCATTCTCGTACAAGACAAAGCCGGATTAAAAACCCAGATgtgtgctgggcagcagctctgcaagctCCTGCCATTCCAACAATTTGGGGTTGCACTCTTGGAATTGTACTGTGGTATTTGTGTCATTTTCTTCTGGATAAACACTTCCCTGAAAAACAGCCAGATTGGATTAAGCAGCGACAGGGTGACGTCAATGACCAGGACAGCGACGTGAGGACTCGGAGCAGAGGGTGCAGAATCCATGTGAATTAGTGGAGCTCTCACATTTTGGAATAATGACCTGGGGAAACAAAGCTGCCCAGGCTTCCAATTCCCTTTCCCAGATGCTGAGTCACCAGCAGAAACACTGCCTGGCTCAGGATgctccctggctgtgctgtgccagggacgTGCTTGGCCTGGGCCTGCTGgtggcagggggacagggatCAGGGATGGCGggtgtgacactgcagggatCAGCTTTCCCAGAAACCCCTCCCTCTGGAGCTATCCCGGAAGGAACAGGGCAGTGACAAAGGGTGGCAGAGCCTGATGTGCTCCTGTCAGACCCCCGAGCAAAGCCTGTGCAGTGAGGACACAAACCCAGCTGAGCAAAAAGCAAAGAACTCCAGATTGATGGGACACTCCTGGTTTCTGCTTGTGACACGTTTTACTCCGCAGAGTGAAGGCAGGTTGACCTTTCTCACTTCACCTTCCCTTACATTTAAGAGATGACCGAGactaaaagagaaattaaaaataagagctAAGGAGAAGTTGTCTGTctccccagagctgggacacagcACCCACGTGCCGCAGGCTGCTCCAGGACGTTGGAAGTCAGAGGGATGccccctggaggggctggaacagcAGTGTAGTGTGGTACATCCTGTGCAAGGAATGCAGCTCGGCCACACGTCCCCGTGTACCCGCGGTCACCTCGCTGAACGCTTCACCCAGTCCTCCTCCACAGCTCCAGGTAGTTCCAGCAGGAAGAACAGAATTCATTTCCCGTGCCTGGTCTCTGTACACTCCAAAACAAATGTTCCTAATGCCCAAACGCCCCATGGAGCTCTCAGTTCCCTGGGAATGGAGCAGCAGATCCCTGTGTGCCGTGCTCTGAGCCCCATCTCCACACCTGGTTCCGAGGAAGACACACAGCACCCGGTGAAGGCCCCGCCCCGTGTGCGGGGTCAGCACTGACCTCCCTCCACACAGActtcctccagccctgccccgtgGCACGAGGAGAGAAGGGGTCTGTGCCAGTGCCATCCTCCCCCGCGAGATTCCCGCACGCTGGAACGCTAACAATGACAATTAGGAGTTAGGTAGGATAAGGTTGGGACTGTGCACCACGAGTTCCTGTCAGCCCCGTGTCCATGCTCAGAGCTTCCTCTCCCGGAGTTTGCTCCCGTTGGGCTCATCCAGCAGGGCCGAGTGTCCATCCCCGTTGCTCAGGCATTTGTCCTTCTCGTACCTGTGCTCCTGCTTCTGCCGCCGGATCTCCTTGTACCGCAGGGTTATGTCCCTGcaacacacacagcacacagctccagcctgcagGAAGAACGGCAAGGGAACCTCTCTGCACGGAGCTTCCTGGGGATAACAACTCGCTGGAGCCTCTGGCTGGGCATTTCTACAATTGCTGATGGCACTGATTCACTGGCAGTTTGTGTTTCTGGCTGGTGTCCTGGTTCTTCCCACCTCTTCCAGAGCACAACAGCCAatcctccaggagcagccactgctgccccCTCCACAAAGCACTGCACTTCAAACAgttgtggaatggtttgggttgaaagggatcCTAAACCCCAGCCcgttccactccctgccatggtcaCCTTCCGCTATCCCAAGctgctccatccaacctggccttggacagttccag comes from the Taeniopygia guttata chromosome 5, bTaeGut7.mat, whole genome shotgun sequence genome and includes:
- the SYT12 gene encoding synaptotagmin-12 — protein: MDTGHVSRSRFSVASSPPRWEIGLYAAGALALLGIAAINLWKLWRSGSYPAPSPFPNYDYRYLEQKYGAACPDIRNKRGLAPGSQRAPGRSSSSRKSSLRAEDTLESIQELGSLELMGRELGLAHYGPLRKSISADSLNSISSIGNNFGQDFTVGQVEVSMEYDGRAAALHVTLLQGKDLLEKEDARFESCFMRISLLPAEQIVGISRIQRSSYSVAFDERFSVPLDPAALEENSLRFSVFGIDEDERSVSTGVAELKLSDLDLATRPFNAWLYLQDTNKAVDTVGEILLSLSYLPTAERLTVVVVKAKNLVWSNGKVTADPFVKVYLLQDGRKISKKKTAVKRGDTNPVFNEAMIFSVPAIVLQELSLRVTVAESGEDGRGDNTGHVLIGPAASGMGTTHWNQMLATLRKPVSMWHPLRRN